In a single window of the Desulfotomaculum sp. genome:
- a CDS encoding molecular chaperone DnaJ → MAADYQDYYETLGINRGATEKEIKAAYRKLARKWHPDLHTGKKKKDAEEKFKKINEAYEVLSDPEKRAKYDHLGSNWQAQDFGPPPGAGKDVHFYSDTDLKGGFSEFFQTLFGDRFNRAETAYRSHAVNGRDVESEIELTLEEVYHGTTKGFQVSNGAICHMCGGTGYQDRSFCPACGGTGTLPETKTLQVKVPPGLSEGSRIRLRGQGGEGLSGGKRGDLYLKVHILPHPHFTLKENDLETEAVISPEDAVLGARVSVQTLDGLVTMTVPPGSHAGKRLRLKEKGIPTKGGGRGDQYVRIVIDIPEFITEEQRHLYRQLKETKTG, encoded by the coding sequence ATGGCGGCAGATTATCAGGATTACTACGAAACCCTGGGTATTAACCGGGGCGCTACGGAAAAAGAAATCAAGGCCGCATACCGGAAGCTTGCCCGTAAATGGCACCCTGATCTGCACACGGGCAAAAAGAAAAAGGATGCAGAGGAAAAATTTAAAAAGATTAATGAGGCTTACGAGGTTCTCAGCGATCCCGAGAAAAGGGCAAAATATGACCATCTGGGCAGCAACTGGCAGGCGCAGGATTTTGGGCCTCCTCCCGGAGCGGGTAAAGATGTCCATTTTTATTCGGATACGGATTTAAAAGGCGGTTTTAGCGAATTTTTTCAAACGCTTTTTGGAGATCGCTTCAACAGGGCCGAGACAGCCTATCGTTCCCATGCTGTTAACGGCCGGGATGTGGAGAGTGAGATCGAACTTACTCTGGAAGAGGTATATCATGGTACGACCAAGGGTTTCCAGGTTTCCAACGGCGCTATCTGCCATATGTGCGGAGGTACGGGATACCAGGATAGAAGTTTTTGCCCGGCTTGCGGGGGAACCGGGACCCTGCCGGAAACCAAAACGCTGCAGGTTAAGGTTCCGCCGGGCCTTTCGGAAGGAAGCCGCATCCGCCTGCGGGGCCAAGGAGGGGAGGGCCTTTCCGGAGGCAAAAGGGGAGACCTGTACCTGAAGGTGCATATTCTCCCACACCCCCATTTTACTCTAAAGGAAAACGATCTGGAGACAGAAGCCGTTATTTCTCCCGAGGATGCGGTGCTGGGAGCCAGGGTATCCGTACAGACACTTGACGGCCTTGTCACGATGACAGTTCCCCCGGGAAGCCACGCAGGGAAGAGGCTCAGGCTGAAAGAAAAGGGGATCCCCACCAAAGGCGGAGGCCGCGGAGATCAGTATGTCCGTATTGTAATCGACATTCCGGAATTTATCACCGAAGAGCAGAGACACTTATACCGGCAGCTTAAAGAAACTAAAACGGGGTAG
- a CDS encoding formate dehydrogenase accessory sulfurtransferase FdhD — translation MMPTSKVVIETTEVDSKKSTVLQDVVVKERQVNLLFNGYELGVIDGIQDSLRELALGFLFTEGYLRRKDELKRIFLSDNSSLLMVETLAYEPKEEDFTRPIGASSKSRWPSLRPEGHEETLNPVVSDLVVSYEQVISLNLQFDYLSVLLASTRATHGAALCTNSKIIRLFEDISRFNAMDKVVGFTFFEEIPPSDKLIFFSGRISSGIITKLLRIGVPVIVSRDYPTDQAIELAREKGITTVGAVKDDKFIIYTHGERVDLGSKAKTCF, via the coding sequence ATGATGCCTACTTCAAAGGTGGTTATCGAAACAACCGAGGTGGACAGTAAGAAATCTACTGTCTTACAGGACGTGGTAGTCAAGGAGAGACAGGTTAACCTCCTTTTCAACGGCTACGAACTTGGAGTTATAGACGGTATCCAGGATTCACTGCGGGAACTTGCCCTTGGCTTTCTTTTTACTGAGGGATATCTCCGTAGAAAAGATGAATTGAAACGGATTTTTCTAAGCGATAACAGCAGTCTGCTTATGGTGGAGACGCTTGCCTATGAACCGAAAGAGGAGGATTTTACAAGGCCTATTGGTGCCAGTTCTAAAAGCAGGTGGCCTTCACTGCGGCCGGAAGGCCATGAGGAGACTCTGAATCCGGTCGTGTCCGATCTTGTTGTATCATATGAACAGGTAATCAGCCTGAATCTTCAGTTTGATTATCTATCTGTACTTTTAGCGTCAACAAGGGCCACTCATGGAGCGGCCCTGTGCACGAACAGCAAAATTATCCGGCTTTTTGAGGATATCAGCAGGTTCAACGCAATGGATAAGGTGGTCGGTTTTACTTTCTTTGAGGAAATACCCCCATCTGACAAACTTATATTTTTCAGCGGCCGGATTTCTTCCGGAATTATTACAAAGCTTTTGCGTATTGGGGTACCGGTGATTGTTTCTCGGGACTACCCTACCGATCAGGCGATTGAGCTGGCGCGTGAAAAAGGTATTACAACAGTAGGCGCCGTCAAGGATGACAAATTTATCATTTACACCCACGGAGAAAGGGTTGATCTGGGCAGCAAGGCAAAAACCTGCTTTTAA
- a CDS encoding metal-binding protein has protein sequence MSNCANCGQFACWDGRLEKIPDHCPMQDHQEFYEETLREYEKEEIKNISYNSALVESEGYGIWTRLEEIIEFSWRAGFKELGLAFCVGLRKEARQVSIILQNAGFKVTSVVCKTGAQDKEKLGLNDSQKVRPGQFEAMCNPIAQAGLLKEAGTQLNILLGLCVGHDTLFIRYSSAPITVLAVKDRVLAHNPLGAIYAEHYFKAKLASHQKQTDVETGDEISQQLLEAVKKAAVDGKLTCSGARQLAAKLKVRPRTVGNACNSLKIKLKSCELGCF, from the coding sequence ATGAGCAATTGCGCTAACTGCGGTCAGTTTGCCTGTTGGGACGGACGGCTGGAAAAAATACCGGATCACTGCCCCATGCAGGATCACCAGGAATTTTACGAGGAAACGCTCCGCGAGTACGAAAAGGAAGAGATCAAAAACATCAGCTATAACTCCGCACTGGTCGAATCGGAAGGCTACGGCATCTGGACGAGACTGGAGGAAATTATCGAATTCAGCTGGCGTGCTGGTTTTAAAGAACTTGGGCTTGCTTTTTGTGTAGGTCTGCGAAAAGAGGCAAGGCAGGTATCCATAATATTACAGAACGCCGGATTTAAGGTAACCTCTGTGGTATGTAAAACAGGAGCCCAGGACAAAGAAAAACTCGGTTTGAATGACAGCCAGAAAGTACGGCCCGGCCAGTTTGAAGCCATGTGCAACCCTATTGCGCAAGCCGGACTTTTAAAAGAAGCGGGTACGCAGCTGAATATCTTACTCGGTCTGTGTGTGGGCCACGACACTCTTTTTATCCGCTACTCTTCAGCGCCGATAACAGTTCTTGCAGTAAAGGACCGGGTTCTTGCCCATAACCCGCTTGGAGCAATCTATGCAGAACACTATTTTAAAGCAAAACTTGCCAGCCACCAGAAGCAGACAGATGTAGAAACCGGCGACGAGATATCACAGCAGTTACTGGAAGCTGTTAAAAAAGCAGCCGTTGACGGCAAGTTGACCTGTTCAGGGGCACGCCAACTGGCTGCAAAACTAAAGGTCCGGCCTCGTACTGTGGGAAATGCCTGCAACAGCCTGAAAATAAAGCTCAAATCCTGCGAATTGGGCTGCTTTTAA
- the clpB gene encoding ATP-dependent chaperone ClpB, producing the protein MDFNHFTQKSREALSAAQQLAAGKNHQEVGQKHLLEALLARQDGLAARIITGSGTDLATLKSGLSDLIKKIPVVTGYSGELRISASLSRVLAQADKEAQLLKDDFISVEHLLLALAEMAEWDLGNLFKQMGITRASLLDSMRSIRGNQRVTSDNPEETYQSLERYGRDLTSLAGAGKIDPVIGRDDEIRRIIEILSRRTKNNPVLIGEPGVGKTAIVEGLARRIIARDVPEGLKEKKLISLDMGALIAGAKYRGEFEERLKAVLKEVQESSGKVILFIDELHTVVGAGAAEGAMDAGNLLKPMLARGELRCIGATTIDEYRKHIEKDAALERRFQPVLVNPPSVEDTISILRGLKERYEVFHGVRIQDAALVAAAVLSDRYITDRFLPDKAIDLVDEATARLRTEIDSMPTALDEVNRRVMQLEIEKAALKKEKDQGSQERLKKIEETLEELRSESADLKARWDVEKQAITRIRQLKQDIEETRMEIEKADREYDLDRLAELKYGRLNELEKKLKAEEESLAGQQKHKMLLKEEVDEEDIAKVVSRWTGINVSRLMEGEKEKLIHLEEILHERVIGQDEAVTAVADAVIRARGGIKDPNRPVGSFIFLGPTGVGKTELGRALAEALFDDERNMIRLDMSEYMEKHTVARLIGAPPGYVGYEEGGQLTEAVRRKPYCVVLFDEIEKAHNDVFNVLLQILDDGRLTDGKGKTVDFRNTIIIMTSNVGSQEILNRQEVGGDYDRMKSSVLALLRQYFRPEFLNRMDEVIVFHALERDQIKKIAVLLLKKLNLRLAQTTNCTLKWTDGAVDYLAEKGYEPEFGARPLKRVIQQEVETQLSRKIVRGEIKQGDVITLKQGEIGLYFDIGENEHVDS; encoded by the coding sequence ATGGACTTCAACCATTTTACACAGAAATCCAGGGAGGCCCTCTCCGCTGCTCAACAGCTTGCTGCCGGGAAAAACCACCAGGAAGTCGGCCAGAAGCATCTTCTGGAGGCATTGCTTGCCCGGCAGGACGGTTTGGCAGCCCGAATAATCACGGGTTCGGGGACAGACCTGGCAACTCTAAAAAGCGGTTTGTCAGATCTGATAAAAAAGATACCTGTTGTTACCGGCTACAGTGGAGAACTGCGGATCAGCGCCTCACTTTCCAGGGTCCTGGCGCAGGCTGACAAGGAAGCGCAGCTTTTAAAGGATGATTTTATAAGCGTCGAGCACCTGCTGTTGGCTTTGGCCGAGATGGCCGAATGGGATCTGGGAAATCTCTTTAAGCAGATGGGCATAACCAGGGCCAGCCTGCTCGATTCCATGCGTTCCATAAGGGGAAACCAGAGGGTGACCTCTGATAATCCTGAGGAGACATACCAGTCCCTGGAGCGGTACGGGAGGGATCTGACCAGCCTGGCTGGCGCCGGGAAGATCGATCCTGTAATCGGCAGGGACGATGAAATACGAAGGATTATTGAGATTCTGTCACGGCGCACCAAAAATAACCCTGTTTTAATCGGTGAGCCCGGAGTTGGCAAGACAGCCATCGTGGAGGGACTGGCCAGAAGAATCATTGCCCGGGATGTTCCCGAGGGGCTGAAGGAGAAGAAGCTGATTTCCCTTGACATGGGCGCGCTGATCGCAGGCGCCAAATACAGGGGTGAGTTTGAAGAAAGGCTGAAGGCGGTTTTAAAAGAAGTCCAGGAATCTTCGGGAAAAGTGATCCTTTTTATCGATGAACTGCATACCGTTGTCGGCGCAGGTGCGGCGGAGGGCGCTATGGACGCCGGGAACCTGCTCAAGCCGATGCTGGCGCGCGGCGAACTGCGCTGTATCGGGGCGACAACCATTGATGAGTACCGCAAACATATCGAAAAGGACGCCGCTTTAGAAAGGCGCTTCCAGCCAGTTCTGGTCAACCCTCCCTCGGTGGAGGATACTATTTCCATCCTGCGCGGCTTAAAGGAGCGGTACGAGGTTTTTCACGGTGTCAGGATTCAGGACGCCGCGCTGGTTGCTGCCGCTGTATTGTCTGACCGGTATATAACGGACCGTTTTCTTCCAGATAAAGCCATTGATCTGGTAGACGAGGCCACCGCCCGCCTGCGTACGGAAATTGACAGCATGCCCACGGCTCTGGACGAGGTAAACCGGCGTGTGATGCAGCTTGAGATTGAGAAAGCCGCCTTAAAAAAAGAAAAAGATCAGGGTTCCCAGGAAAGGCTGAAAAAGATTGAGGAGACACTTGAAGAATTAAGAAGTGAGTCCGCCGATTTAAAAGCCCGGTGGGATGTTGAAAAACAGGCTATCACCAGGATCAGGCAGCTCAAGCAGGACATCGAGGAAACCAGGATGGAAATTGAAAAGGCGGACAGGGAATATGATTTAGACAGGCTGGCCGAACTGAAATACGGCCGCCTGAATGAACTGGAAAAAAAGCTCAAGGCGGAGGAAGAATCGCTTGCAGGTCAGCAGAAGCATAAGATGCTGCTTAAAGAAGAAGTCGATGAAGAAGATATTGCCAAGGTGGTCAGCAGATGGACAGGCATAAACGTAAGCAGGCTTATGGAAGGCGAAAAGGAAAAACTGATTCACCTTGAGGAAATTTTACATGAGCGTGTTATTGGGCAGGATGAGGCGGTAACCGCAGTCGCCGACGCAGTGATCAGAGCGCGCGGCGGCATCAAAGACCCGAACCGGCCGGTGGGCAGTTTCATCTTTCTGGGGCCGACCGGTGTCGGCAAGACTGAACTTGGACGGGCGCTTGCCGAGGCTTTATTTGATGATGAGCGAAACATGATCCGGCTGGATATGTCCGAATATATGGAAAAGCATACTGTAGCCAGACTGATTGGGGCGCCTCCGGGATATGTGGGCTATGAAGAAGGTGGGCAGCTTACGGAAGCGGTCAGGCGTAAGCCGTACTGCGTAGTTCTCTTCGACGAAATTGAAAAAGCTCACAATGACGTTTTTAATGTCCTTCTCCAGATCCTCGATGACGGGAGGCTGACGGACGGCAAGGGCAAGACGGTTGATTTTCGCAATACTATTATTATCATGACCTCAAATGTCGGAAGCCAGGAAATACTTAACCGCCAGGAAGTGGGCGGCGATTACGATAGAATGAAGTCAAGCGTTCTGGCCTTGCTAAGGCAGTATTTCAGGCCGGAATTCTTGAACCGGATGGACGAGGTAATCGTTTTTCATGCTCTGGAAAGGGATCAGATAAAGAAGATTGCCGTCTTGTTGTTGAAAAAACTCAACCTGCGTCTTGCTCAGACAACAAATTGCACCCTGAAGTGGACCGACGGCGCTGTGGACTATCTGGCCGAAAAAGGCTATGAACCTGAGTTCGGCGCAAGGCCGTTAAAAAGGGTGATTCAGCAGGAGGTAGAGACGCAGCTGTCACGAAAGATAGTCAGGGGAGAAATAAAGCAGGGGGACGTGATCACCTTAAAACAAGGGGAAATAGGTCTCTATTTCGACATTGGCGAGAATGAGCACGTAGACAGTTGA
- the groL gene encoding chaperonin GroEL, protein MAGKDIVFREEARRALEKGVNALADTVRVTLGPKGRNVVLEKKFGSPMIINDGVTIAREIELSDPLENMGAQLVKEVATKTNDVAGDGTTTAAVLAQAIVREGMKNVAAGANPMIVKLGIEKAVERVVEAIKSSAKKIETKAAISQVASISANNTAIGELVSEAMEKVGKDGVITVEESKGIGTTLEIVEGMNFDRGYISPYMITDADKMEATFNDPYILLTDKKISAIAELLPVLEKVVQSGRSIVIIAEDIEGEALATLVLNKLRGTVSCAAVKAPGFGDRRKAMLEDIAILTSGTVITEELGLKLDKATVDMLGKASKVRIKKEETIIVGGAGSPGTITARIASIKKQIEETTSDFDREKLQERLAKLAGGVAVIQVGAATETEMKEKKLRIEDALNATRAAVEEGIVPGGGVAYIEAVKSLEDMKGETPDENTGINIIRKALEEPVRQIANNAGVEGSVVVEKVKTSAPGVGFNALDGVYVNMIEAGIVDPAKVTRSALQNAASISAMILTTETLVADKPDKKDDFGGMGGGMGGGMPPMM, encoded by the coding sequence TTGGCTGGAAAAGATATCGTCTTCCGTGAAGAAGCAAGACGTGCATTAGAAAAGGGAGTCAATGCCCTGGCGGATACGGTCCGTGTAACACTTGGCCCCAAAGGCCGCAACGTTGTGCTGGAGAAAAAATTCGGTTCTCCCATGATTATCAACGACGGTGTCACCATCGCCCGGGAAATCGAATTGAGCGACCCGCTTGAAAACATGGGCGCCCAACTGGTCAAGGAAGTAGCCACAAAAACAAACGATGTCGCCGGAGACGGCACCACAACCGCAGCAGTTTTAGCCCAGGCAATTGTACGCGAGGGCATGAAGAATGTTGCCGCCGGCGCCAACCCCATGATCGTCAAACTGGGAATTGAGAAAGCAGTCGAAAGAGTCGTTGAAGCAATCAAATCCAGCGCCAAAAAGATTGAGACCAAAGCTGCCATTTCCCAGGTTGCGTCCATTTCCGCAAATAATACTGCCATTGGTGAACTGGTTTCCGAAGCCATGGAGAAAGTCGGCAAGGACGGCGTAATCACCGTTGAGGAATCCAAGGGCATTGGAACGACCCTTGAAATAGTCGAAGGAATGAACTTCGACCGGGGTTATATTTCTCCCTATATGATTACAGACGCTGACAAGATGGAAGCTACATTTAACGATCCATACATCCTGCTCACAGACAAGAAGATCAGCGCAATCGCGGAACTGCTGCCCGTTCTGGAAAAAGTTGTCCAGTCCGGCCGGTCAATCGTGATCATTGCTGAAGATATTGAAGGCGAAGCCCTGGCGACATTGGTGCTGAACAAACTGCGCGGCACGGTATCATGCGCGGCCGTAAAGGCGCCCGGCTTTGGAGACAGGCGCAAGGCCATGCTCGAAGACATCGCCATCCTTACCAGCGGCACTGTGATCACCGAAGAACTCGGTTTAAAGCTTGACAAGGCAACTGTTGACATGCTGGGCAAAGCATCAAAGGTTAGAATTAAGAAAGAAGAAACAATTATTGTCGGCGGCGCCGGCAGTCCCGGCACTATAACCGCCAGAATAGCTTCTATCAAGAAGCAGATCGAAGAAACAACCTCTGATTTCGACCGTGAAAAACTGCAGGAGCGCCTTGCCAAACTGGCCGGCGGAGTAGCCGTCATCCAGGTTGGCGCCGCAACCGAAACAGAGATGAAAGAAAAGAAACTGCGCATTGAAGACGCCCTCAACGCAACCCGGGCGGCTGTCGAAGAAGGCATTGTCCCCGGCGGCGGCGTAGCGTATATCGAAGCCGTAAAGTCGCTGGAAGACATGAAGGGCGAAACCCCGGACGAAAATACAGGGATTAACATAATCCGCAAAGCCCTGGAAGAGCCCGTGAGGCAGATCGCCAATAATGCCGGCGTGGAAGGTTCCGTAGTTGTGGAAAAAGTTAAGACATCCGCCCCCGGCGTTGGTTTTAACGCCTTAGATGGTGTCTATGTCAACATGATTGAAGCTGGTATTGTCGATCCTGCAAAGGTTACCCGTTCAGCTCTGCAAAACGCAGCATCCATCTCGGCGATGATCCTGACGACTGAAACCCTGGTCGCCGACAAACCCGACAAGAAGGATGATTTCGGCGGCATGGGCGGCGGCATGGGCGGCGGCATGCCCCCAATGATGTAA
- a CDS encoding molybdenum cofactor biosynthesis protein, translating to MYSVGILTASDKGSSGKRDDLSGAAIREFIEALGWKVKAYLIVPDDLEGLEKALLAMCDEEKLDLIFTTGGTGFSPRDNTPEATKKVIEKEVPGIPEIMRLESSKKTPQAMLSRATAGIRKGTLIINLPGSIKAVKECLDILFPTLIHGMEILTGRTGECGG from the coding sequence ATGTATTCTGTAGGAATCCTTACGGCCAGTGACAAAGGATCGAGTGGAAAACGCGATGACCTGAGCGGAGCAGCAATCAGGGAATTTATTGAGGCATTGGGCTGGAAGGTAAAAGCTTACCTTATCGTGCCCGACGATCTTGAAGGATTGGAAAAAGCCCTGCTTGCCATGTGCGATGAAGAGAAACTGGACCTGATCTTTACCACCGGCGGGACGGGATTTTCCCCGCGTGACAACACACCGGAAGCGACTAAAAAGGTCATTGAAAAAGAAGTGCCCGGCATTCCTGAAATTATGCGCCTGGAAAGTTCAAAAAAGACCCCGCAGGCTATGCTGAGCAGGGCAACTGCTGGAATCAGAAAAGGCACCCTGATTATAAATCTGCCCGGAAGCATTAAGGCGGTAAAGGAGTGCCTGGACATACTTTTTCCCACACTTATCCACGGGATGGAAATCCTCACCGGCAGAACCGGGGAATGCGGTGGTTAA
- a CDS encoding ABC transporter ATP-binding protein, translating into MLMIENLKVSLEDREVLKGVNLEIKPGEAHVLFGPNGSGKTSLLMTLMGFSNYRVTEGTINFKGRDITGMSINERARLGIGMSFQRPPTIKGLKTRQMVALCSPGKEIPLEEMAARLNFEKFLDRDLNAGFSGGEIKRSELLQLMAQNPDLILLDEPESGVDLESISLIGEVINELLERKPGKDHSSSSREKRNKRSKAGLLITHTGYILNYVDADMGHVLYDGFLSCHGNPRETLKCIQEMGYQECMRCMI; encoded by the coding sequence GTGTTGATGATTGAAAATTTGAAAGTCAGTCTGGAGGACAGGGAGGTATTGAAGGGAGTTAACCTGGAAATCAAACCGGGTGAGGCGCATGTTCTTTTTGGCCCGAACGGCTCCGGCAAAACCTCGCTGCTGATGACTTTAATGGGTTTTTCAAACTACCGCGTGACAGAAGGTACGATTAATTTCAAAGGCCGGGACATTACCGGAATGAGCATTAATGAAAGGGCAAGGCTGGGAATAGGTATGTCCTTTCAAAGGCCGCCGACAATCAAAGGCTTAAAAACACGCCAGATGGTAGCCCTGTGCAGCCCGGGTAAAGAAATCCCGCTGGAAGAGATGGCTGCCCGCTTAAATTTTGAAAAATTTTTAGACAGGGACTTAAATGCCGGTTTCTCCGGGGGGGAAATTAAAAGATCCGAACTTCTGCAGTTGATGGCGCAGAATCCGGACCTGATCCTGCTGGACGAACCGGAGTCGGGCGTCGACCTGGAGAGCATATCCTTGATCGGCGAAGTGATTAATGAGCTTCTAGAGCGCAAACCGGGCAAAGACCACTCCTCGTCTTCACGGGAAAAAAGAAACAAGAGATCTAAAGCCGGCCTGCTAATCACCCATACGGGGTATATTTTGAATTATGTAGACGCGGATATGGGTCATGTGCTCTATGACGGATTCTTATCCTGCCACGGCAACCCGCGTGAGACTTTAAAGTGCATTCAGGAAATGGGCTACCAGGAATGCATGCGCTGCATGATTTAA
- a CDS encoding DUF3298/DUF4163 domain-containing protein codes for MLIDKRGFSQVLIKTVQIDKAFERGYSVKKSIFFIVLLIVLAAFYKYGMKPVTVTAKNIQQSTNLIDIDLKIPVVSGMINQKIQGKINGQFEKDALDFRKKIEKLSVQGKQDADNSGFPFRKFDSTTAFEVAYNKNSLLSIPVEYYQFTGGAHGSTEKKPYNYDLKTGRVIALGDIFKEGYNYKEAINQEVKRQIKEKNDLYFTQPGMEFQTIKENQPFYFVDGGLTIYFAQYEIAPYAAGIPEFKLPFTLFGNNVKIKG; via the coding sequence TTGTTAATAGATAAACGGGGTTTTAGTCAAGTATTGATAAAAACGGTTCAGATAGACAAAGCTTTTGAAAGGGGTTATTCGGTGAAAAAATCCATCTTTTTTATAGTGCTTTTGATTGTTTTGGCGGCTTTTTACAAATACGGAATGAAACCAGTGACGGTAACAGCTAAAAATATTCAGCAAAGCACAAATCTAATCGATATTGACTTGAAGATTCCCGTTGTTTCGGGAATGATAAATCAAAAAATCCAGGGCAAGATTAATGGACAGTTCGAAAAAGATGCTCTTGATTTCAGGAAGAAAATTGAAAAGCTTTCCGTACAGGGTAAGCAGGATGCAGATAATTCCGGCTTTCCATTCAGAAAATTTGACTCCACGACCGCTTTTGAGGTTGCCTATAACAAAAATAGCTTGTTAAGTATACCTGTAGAATACTATCAGTTTACAGGCGGCGCTCACGGGTCGACTGAAAAGAAGCCGTATAATTATGATCTGAAGACAGGCCGGGTTATTGCTCTGGGGGATATTTTCAAGGAAGGCTACAATTATAAAGAGGCCATCAACCAGGAAGTCAAAAGGCAGATCAAAGAAAAAAACGACTTATATTTCACACAGCCCGGAATGGAATTTCAAACAATTAAGGAGAACCAGCCGTTCTACTTTGTGGATGGCGGTTTGACAATATATTTTGCACAATATGAAATTGCTCCGTATGCTGCCGGAATACCGGAGTTTAAACTGCCGTTTACCCTTTTTGGCAATAACGTGAAAATTAAAGGTTAG
- a CDS encoding co-chaperone GroES, giving the protein MIRPLGERVVIKPLPGEEVTKGGIVLPETAKEKPQEGEVVAVGPGRLLDNGTRVSIDLQVGDKILFSKYAGNEIKLDDVEYLIMRESDILGVIVK; this is encoded by the coding sequence GTGATCAGACCACTAGGTGAAAGGGTAGTCATCAAACCACTGCCGGGCGAAGAAGTAACTAAAGGAGGCATTGTACTGCCGGAGACAGCGAAAGAAAAGCCCCAGGAAGGGGAAGTCGTAGCAGTAGGTCCGGGCAGGCTGCTGGACAATGGCACAAGAGTGTCAATTGACCTTCAAGTAGGAGACAAGATACTTTTCTCTAAATATGCCGGTAACGAGATTAAACTTGATGATGTTGAATACCTGATTATGCGCGAATCTGACATTCTTGGCGTAATTGTAAAATAA
- a CDS encoding ketol-acid reductoisomerase, whose amino-acid sequence MAKVLYDSDVKMDALSGKKIAVIGYGSQGHAQAQNLKDSGLDVVVGELKGTAAFDQAVKDGLNVVSAAEAAKAADIIQFLVPDQYQADVYKKEVVEGLEEGNALMFSHGFNIHFHQIVPPANIDVMMIAPKSPGHLVRRMYTEGRGVPALLAVFQDYTGKAYELALAYAWGIGATRAGVIETTFREETETDLFGEQCVLCGGVTSLVKTGFEVLVEAGYQPEIAYFECMHELKLIVDLMYEQGLSMMRYSISDTAEYGDLTRGPRLINGAVKEEMEYILEEIQTGEFAREWILENLANRPVFQALRDREKEHLIEIVGAELRAMMPWLRDRG is encoded by the coding sequence TTGGCAAAAGTTTTGTATGACTCGGATGTAAAGATGGATGCCCTGAGCGGCAAAAAAATAGCGGTGATCGGTTATGGAAGCCAGGGGCATGCTCAAGCGCAGAATTTAAAAGACAGCGGTCTGGATGTTGTAGTTGGGGAATTAAAAGGGACCGCTGCCTTTGACCAGGCTGTAAAAGACGGCCTTAATGTTGTCAGCGCCGCGGAGGCAGCAAAGGCAGCCGATATTATCCAATTTCTGGTCCCCGATCAGTACCAGGCGGACGTTTATAAAAAAGAGGTTGTGGAAGGACTTGAAGAAGGAAACGCCCTGATGTTTTCCCATGGTTTTAATATTCACTTCCACCAGATTGTCCCGCCGGCAAATATTGACGTAATGATGATCGCGCCCAAAAGTCCCGGTCACCTGGTGCGCAGGATGTACACCGAGGGCAGGGGTGTGCCGGCCCTGCTGGCGGTATTCCAGGACTATACCGGCAAAGCGTATGAACTGGCCTTAGCTTACGCCTGGGGCATCGGCGCAACACGGGCGGGCGTAATTGAAACTACCTTCAGGGAGGAAACCGAGACCGATCTTTTTGGTGAGCAATGCGTCCTCTGCGGCGGCGTGACCTCTCTTGTCAAGACAGGGTTTGAAGTGCTGGTTGAAGCCGGTTATCAGCCGGAGATAGCTTATTTTGAATGCATGCATGAACTAAAGCTGATTGTCGATTTGATGTACGAGCAGGGTCTGTCGATGATGCGCTACTCGATCAGCGACACTGCCGAGTACGGGGATCTGACAAGGGGACCGAGATTAATTAACGGCGCCGTAAAGGAAGAAATGGAATATATCCTGGAAGAAATTCAAACCGGGGAATTTGCACGGGAATGGATTCTTGAGAACCTGGCCAACCGTCCGGTTTTCCAGGCCCTTCGGGATAGGGAGAAGGAGCATCTGATCGAGATAGTGGGCGCCGAACTTCGGGCGATGATGCCCTGGTTGAGGGACCGGGGTTAA